The genomic DNA GCTTATCCCTTTTTGTCCGGAAGATGCTGCTTTTGGGACACCTCGCCCTACCATGGATCTTATTAGAACAAAAGAGGGTGACAGAGCATTCTCCAATGTAAGCGGAGAAGATCTTTCTGCACCTGTCATTGCATATGCAACAGCGTTTTTTGAGAGTCATCCAGAACTGGATCTCTTCATTGGTAAAGACAGAAGCCCAAGTTGTGGTGTATGTTCTGCAAGAGTGTATGATGAAGAGAAAAACCTGCTTTCTTCAAAAGAGCCGGGTCTTATGGCTAAAGAGGCAATCAAACGAAAGATACACTGTATAGATGCAGAAGATTTTAGGGGATCAGTATGAGAATATTATGGACAATGTTGCTAAGTACACTTTTTTTAGCTGCAAGTGCACAACAGCTGAATGGTACCAAAGAAGCGATCGTTAAGATCTACACTGTGGCCAAAGTACCCAATTACCAGGAACCCTGGAGCAGTTCAACACGCAGCAGTACAGGTTCTGGCGCTATTATAGAAGATGGGTATATTCTGACAAATGCACATGTAGTAGCCAATCAATCCTTTATAGAGGTACAGCGTTATGGACAGCGTAAACGCTATATTGCCAAAGTCCATGCAGTGTCCCATCAAGCAGACCTTGCACTCTTGAAAGTTGATGACAAAGCATTTTTTGAAGGGGTGAAACCACTGACGTTCGGTTCACTTCCAAAAGTGGAACAAAAAATTGTTGTGTATGGATATCCAATGGGAGGAAGTACACTCTCTGCAACGATCGGGGTAGTTTCAAGGATAGAACATCATACTTATGCGCACAGCGGGGAGTCTTTCTTAGCCATTCAGGTTGATGCTGCTGTGAATCCCGGAAACTCCGGCGGTCCGGCACTCTCGAATGGAAAGATCGTCGGTGTGGTGATGCAGCTCATCAGTAAGTCTCAGAATATCGGATATCTCGTACCTGTGAATATCGTCAAACATTTCATAGAAGATATGAAAGATGGAAAGTATGATGGCTTCTCAGACCTGGGATTGAATACACAGAAACTGGAAAATCCTGCCATTAGACGCTACTATGGGCTTGATGATGATACCAGTGGAGTACTGATCGTTAAAGTGGTACATAATTCTTCTCTTTCAGGATTACTCAAAGAGGGTGATATCTTAACGGCAGTGGACGGGCATAATGTTGAAAACGACGGTACGGTAGAGTTTAGAAAACATGAGTTTACCCATTATCAGCACTTTGTAGATGTGTATCAAATGGGTGAGAAAGTAAAACTCGATATCATCCGAGATAAGAAACATATACAGGTTGAGGTA from Sulfurovum xiamenensis includes the following:
- a CDS encoding DUF523 domain-containing protein; translated protein: MMKNVAISACLLGEKCRYDATDNRDEALLKKLQGMELIPFCPEDAAFGTPRPTMDLIRTKEGDRAFSNVSGEDLSAPVIAYATAFFESHPELDLFIGKDRSPSCGVCSARVYDEEKNLLSSKEPGLMAKEAIKRKIHCIDAEDFRGSV
- a CDS encoding S1C family serine protease, with protein sequence MRILWTMLLSTLFLAASAQQLNGTKEAIVKIYTVAKVPNYQEPWSSSTRSSTGSGAIIEDGYILTNAHVVANQSFIEVQRYGQRKRYIAKVHAVSHQADLALLKVDDKAFFEGVKPLTFGSLPKVEQKIVVYGYPMGGSTLSATIGVVSRIEHHTYAHSGESFLAIQVDAAVNPGNSGGPALSNGKIVGVVMQLISKSQNIGYLVPVNIVKHFIEDMKDGKYDGFSDLGLNTQKLENPAIRRYYGLDDDTSGVLIVKVVHNSSLSGLLKEGDILTAVDGHNVENDGTVEFRKHEFTHYQHFVDVYQMGEKVKLDIIRDKKHIQVEVPLKYVADDMYLVKTTRYDTMPRYFVYGGYVFSPLTRNLIVSTNRNRLPLSYLAGKWQEEDKNEVVVLLKVLASDMSRGDNDFAMWPIDKVNGETFKDFKEFYEKVKAAKSDYIVLEDNDGAKVIIDRKEAQEKQSAILKKYNIEFDRSIDLRE